The Diaphorobacter ruginosibacter genome contains a region encoding:
- a CDS encoding chorismate mutase, with protein MARAIDKVKNCETMTEVRAGVNALDDILVPLLVERGGYMTQAAKVKNDENLVYDQDRIDAIIERVRPQAEREGGNADLIERLYRAMITCYIDYEHEELARMRAAGLKPRTASGSNAS; from the coding sequence ATGGCCCGCGCAATTGACAAGGTGAAGAACTGCGAAACGATGACCGAGGTACGGGCCGGCGTGAATGCGCTGGACGACATCCTGGTGCCGCTGCTCGTGGAGCGTGGCGGCTACATGACGCAGGCGGCCAAGGTGAAGAACGACGAGAACCTCGTCTATGACCAGGACCGCATCGACGCCATCATCGAACGCGTGCGGCCCCAGGCCGAACGCGAAGGCGGCAACGCCGACCTCATCGAGCGCCTCTACCGCGCGATGATCACCTGCTACATCGACTACGAACATGAGGAACTGGCGCGCATGCGCGCCGCGGGGCTGAAGCCCCGTACCGCATCGGGGAGCAATGCATCATGA
- a CDS encoding anthranilate synthase component II, whose product MQLLMVDNYDSFTYNIVQYLAELGAQVHVVRNDEATLDEVKALVEREGITRIVISPGPCSPNEAGISVETIKHYAGKLPVLGVCLGHQAIGAAFGGDIIRAGQQMHGKTSVIATDQKGVFADLPKEFTVNRYHSLVIDRKTCPDVLEVTATSEDGEIQGVRHRTLAVEGVQFHPESILTEHGHAMLRNFLEQR is encoded by the coding sequence ATCCAACTTCTGATGGTGGACAACTACGACAGCTTCACCTACAACATCGTGCAATACCTCGCCGAACTGGGCGCGCAGGTGCACGTGGTGCGCAACGACGAAGCCACGCTGGACGAGGTGAAGGCGCTCGTCGAGCGCGAAGGCATCACCCGCATCGTGATCTCGCCCGGTCCGTGCTCGCCGAACGAGGCGGGCATTTCCGTCGAGACCATCAAGCACTATGCGGGCAAGCTGCCGGTGCTGGGCGTGTGCCTTGGGCACCAGGCCATTGGCGCGGCGTTCGGCGGCGACATCATCCGCGCAGGCCAGCAGATGCATGGCAAGACCAGCGTGATCGCAACCGACCAGAAGGGCGTCTTCGCGGACCTGCCCAAGGAGTTCACGGTGAACCGCTATCACTCGCTGGTGATCGACCGCAAGACCTGCCCCGACGTGCTCGAGGTCACCGCGACCAGCGAGGACGGCGAGATCCAGGGCGTGCGCCATCGCACGCTGGCCGTGGAGGGCGTGCAATTCCACCCGGAGAGCATCCTCACGGAGCACGGCCATGCCATGCTGCGCAACTTCCTCGAACAGAGATGA
- the trpD gene encoding anthranilate phosphoribosyltransferase, with translation MSITPQEALQRTIEHREIFHDEMLHLMRMIMSGEMSPVMTAAIVTGLRVKKETIGEISAAAEVMREFSNKVNVASKKHLVDIVGTGGDGANTFNISTCSTFVIAAAGGKVSKHGGRSVSSKSGSADVMEALGVNINLKPEQIAQSIADVGIGFMFAPNHHPAMKNVAPVRKELGVRTIFNILGPLTNPASAPNILMGVFHEDLVGIQVRALQRLGAEHAIVVYGRDGLDEISLGAGTLVGELKDGVVREYEVHPEDFGLRMVGTRAFRVETPEESRAMLMGVLKGDQGPARDIVCLNAGAALYAANVASSLEDGLARAQAALDSGAALRKLEELVAFTQKFAA, from the coding sequence ATGTCCATCACCCCGCAGGAAGCGCTGCAGCGCACCATCGAACACCGCGAGATCTTCCACGACGAGATGCTGCATCTGATGCGCATGATCATGAGCGGCGAGATGTCGCCGGTCATGACGGCGGCCATCGTCACCGGCCTGCGCGTCAAGAAGGAAACCATCGGCGAGATCTCGGCTGCGGCCGAGGTGATGCGCGAGTTCTCCAACAAGGTCAACGTGGCGAGCAAGAAGCATTTGGTCGACATCGTCGGCACCGGTGGCGACGGCGCGAACACGTTCAACATCTCCACCTGCTCCACCTTCGTGATCGCGGCGGCCGGCGGCAAGGTCAGCAAGCACGGCGGGCGCAGCGTGAGCAGCAAGTCGGGCAGCGCGGACGTCATGGAGGCGCTGGGCGTGAACATCAACCTCAAGCCCGAACAGATCGCGCAGAGCATTGCCGATGTGGGCATCGGCTTCATGTTCGCCCCCAATCACCATCCCGCGATGAAGAACGTGGCGCCGGTGCGCAAGGAGCTCGGTGTGCGCACCATCTTCAACATCCTCGGCCCGCTGACCAATCCCGCGAGCGCGCCCAACATCCTGATGGGCGTGTTCCACGAAGACCTGGTCGGCATCCAGGTGCGCGCACTGCAGCGCCTGGGCGCCGAGCATGCCATCGTCGTGTACGGCCGCGACGGGCTGGACGAGATCAGCCTTGGGGCGGGCACGTTGGTGGGCGAGCTCAAGGACGGCGTGGTGCGTGAGTACGAGGTTCACCCCGAAGACTTCGGCCTGCGCATGGTCGGCACCCGCGCCTTCCGCGTGGAGACGCCCGAGGAATCCAGGGCCATGCTGATGGGCGTGCTCAAGGGCGACCAAGGCCCGGCGCGCGATATCGTGTGCCTGAATGCCGGGGCGGCGCTGTATGCGGCGAACGTGGCCTCCTCTCTCGAGGACGGCCTCGCGCGGGCGCAGGCGGCGCTCGATAGCGGCGCGGCGCTCAGGAAGCTCGAAGAGCTGGTGGCGTTCACACAGAAATTCGCGGCCTGA